The Hymenobacter sp. GOD-10R genome includes a window with the following:
- a CDS encoding FixH family protein: protein MTPATNPQPTRTLWPYAIVAVFVLFMSYIGFMVSKALHTSVDLISPDYYQQELAYQQRMESVARTAALPVAVAITHEAAVSQLHLQLPPSFAGKRLVGQIHCFRPSDLKLDFTLPLQPSPDLAQRISTQKMARGFWRVRVDFTADGQAYFVEKDLTI from the coding sequence ATGACGCCTGCTACCAATCCTCAACCCACCCGCACGCTCTGGCCCTACGCCATCGTGGCGGTGTTCGTGCTGTTCATGTCCTACATCGGCTTCATGGTGAGCAAGGCTCTGCACACCAGCGTCGACCTGATCAGCCCCGACTACTACCAGCAGGAGCTAGCCTACCAGCAGCGCATGGAATCGGTGGCCCGCACGGCGGCGTTGCCCGTGGCCGTGGCCATCACGCACGAAGCGGCGGTTTCGCAGCTCCACTTGCAGCTGCCACCCTCGTTTGCAGGCAAGCGCCTCGTAGGGCAAATCCACTGCTTCCGCCCTTCCGACCTGAAGCTCGATTTCACCTTGCCGCTGCAACCTAGCCCGGACCTAGCCCAGCGCATCAGCACCCAGAAAATGGCCCGCGGCTTCTGGCGCGTCCGCGTAGATTTCACCGCGGATGGACAGGCGTATTTTGTGGAGAAGGATTTGACGATTTAG